The following nucleotide sequence is from Cicer arietinum cultivar CDC Frontier isolate Library 1 chromosome 2, Cicar.CDCFrontier_v2.0, whole genome shotgun sequence.
tattaatatagtaAAAGTTGACAATATCATATTACCTAAGTTATAATATCCAAAAATCGAAAAACAATTActgtttatgattttattaaGAAGTCACTCAACATTgctttcaaaataatatatgtaaTGTGTCCTTACTAAGAACATTAATTTcaatgaataaattatattttgaaaaaaatcagtTAACTTAAATCGTTAAGCTCATTAAATGTGCAGACATGTATTCAACTACCTACTCGACCAAccattattattttcaacaaaCACCTATATATAAGGCATAGCTATCAGATGAGGTTTCATGGCCATATTTTTCATCAGACTAACATGTCCATGTACTCAAGATTTTCATCTCAGTTTTATCACTTTTATCTCATTAATTTCATGTATTAATAATCTCAAgtattaattagtttttctaTGGTATGAATGATTCAAAATTTAGACAGACATTTTTCATCACTTATGAATGTTTccaatttatatttgaattcttTGTAACATGTATTAAGTATTAACATAATCTTGATTGGTTTCAGCTAGGTACCATATACAATGCACACATTTAACCTTTATAATTAATGAGGGTAGTAGTTGTTGATAATTAGAAGTAATTGAAGTAGTCACACCTAAGACCCTATTATTAATAGGGTTATTTTAGATATCATAATAACATTGACGATGTGTAAATTTAGTTACCTTGCCCGAAGGAAATCTAGcaaatagaatataaaatgaaatttataccAATAAGTTTATCTATTTAAGAGTAGAAAACATGAGGCTTAAATATTGATAGCTTTAGTTTGTCTCgcactactagaaaaacaggATTTAGCATCGGCTCAAAGTCAACGCTAATGTCGATTTAGCGTTGGATTAACGTCTGGGTCGGGCCTAGACTAAAACGATCGAAGCTAATTATTAGCGTCGGACAAATACTATCTGGCGCTATGTGTAAAATTGAAACATCTGACACTAAAAATGCCATTTGCCACGTCAGCTAGGGAAAAATAGTTGCGTCAGATGGCCGACGCTAAGGTCAACAAACAATAGTCAACAAAATTTGTAGCGTTGGCTGACCGACGCAAAcgtcaaaataaaagtcaactgTATTTATAAAGTAGCGTCGGACAAGCCAACGCtaagttcaaatttatttaattttttatttttaattttatagcccctgcttaatttcattttttaataatataattgattgcTAATAAACATTAAAAGTCATTCATTGACAATATAACAAACGCACCAGAGtattaaataacataacaaaatatcatgtgttttgaaactacaaaataacaaatagtATCGAATAACAACTTAACCAAAGTTACTTAATACATAATTGCCAACCAATTACTACAAAAAGTAAGCATAACTATGACACTAAGGAGGGGCTACTTAATACATAATTTCCAATTTATATCATGGAATTGCATAACAATGCAACTAACTAATTAGTTAGATAATTAGattgaaaacaaattataatcaaattaaaccAGGAGCAATTTAAACAAAGTATAGGGAGGTTTTCCAAACCAGCCTTAGATTGCACTTGAACATCATATTTTAGTATAAGAGCAATTTAAACAAAGTATAGCGAGGCTTTCCAAACTTGCAATGAACATCAGATTTTAGTATAAGAGCAATTTAAACAAAGTATAGGGAGGCAAATCAGCCTTAGATTGCACGTTAACATTAGATTTTAGTATAGGAGCAATTTAAACAAAGTATAGGGAGGTTTTACAAACTCGCATTGAACATCAGATTTTAGTTTAGTTAGATTGCACTTTTACAGAGTTCGGCGAAGTTTTCCAAATTCAACATGTACACCAACAAACAAACTCAACAACATCCATATTAATAACaaagtataattaaattaacaacatcCATACCTTTCAAGTGCTTATAATCCTTCCCCTCCAAACTATGATTTGTTGTTTATCGAAATTCACCAGGATACAGGGGACCAGGTTCTGCATCAATGCATTTGGGATAGTTAGAAAGCAACAATTTACAGAACCAAGCAGAAAAATGAACTAGAAATGCAGAAAACGCAGAAAAATGAACCAGAAACCATGTCTAAGTTATGTCTAAGTTAATATAAGCAATTAAAGAGAAATTATGCAATCTGTCCAGATAGTGCAATTAAAGAGAAATCATGCAATATGTCCAAAAATTATGCAATCTATCCATATAGTGCAATTTGTCCAGAAAACTGATTTCTTGGTGTAAGATAGTGCATTTTACATTGGACTTCAAACATGAACCTGCATTTGGTAACACtactatatatatgtatatatatatgctcAAATTTGCTTATTGGCTTTTACTATCATCGACACTTCTAATTGGTATTTGATGGATtaccatttattttttacttacaatgcatgtatataaataatgttcTATGACTTGGCAGCAGACCTAGACACTTTCTTGGGTAGACCAGAGGTGAGGAAGAAAACTTAGTgataatatataattcatatataatatagttgattcaaatgatatatattgtctaataatgaaattaactaacttttatatcaaaatcacTATCATCTGCATTTCTAATCAAGATAGAAACATTGTTGCAGTATGTATGCATTATAATTCATAGCAAAATTCACAACACTAGAGCATAGGAAATAACATGTCAGAAGATAAAAGTATTGATACTAAAAAACTAAAGCATGATCCTTTCCAGTGACCCCAAGATGTTAATCTAACTGCATTATACAATACCTACTTGTTTAGATCGAATGAACAACAACAATAAGGCTTAACGTTAAGAGGAACCCACAAGTCACTCACTAGAGCTCAACTCGTTTTTCTGACCCCAATCTCCCCAAAAAAATCACCCAATGTGTCATCAAATCTGTTTACCCAATGTGccataaaacctaaacaagAATACACAACTAAGAGTGAGACAACGAAACTTACCTTGAGAATCGACCACAGATGACAGCGCGACGGGGACACTAAATGACGACTCTGAGATTGAAGGTGTCAGAGTTCGAGAGGGGGACGGTGACCGACTCTGAGAGTGAAGGTGACAGGTTCGATAGGTCACATGTTGGGCGGCGATACTCACAACATTTAGAGGAATGAGATTCGGTGATGGATTCAAGTGTGAGAGAAGGGTTCAAGTGTGAGAGAAGGGTTCAATGTATGTATGAATGGTTCAACACTTAGGGATTTAGAGAAGAACTCAAAACTTAGGGATTCAGAGAGAATGGTTCTTTTAAAACCcaaccattttaattttacgatatgattttataaataatattaaaaaatttaaaaatatcctAGCGTCGGCTCATCTGACgctacatattaaaataaaaattataaaattaaattaataaactaatgtttgttttattttacgtAGCGTCGGCTACACCGACGCTAATTgtcaataaaattgaaaaatgaaatttggtGCCTTAACGTCGGCCTGGCCGACGCTAAACCGACGCTAAGTAGCATTGGAGTCGGGGGCCGACGTTAATAATGACAgctaaaatgcaattttctagTAGTGTCGAAGTTTGTATAtaataggaagaaaaaaaaatgttgtacaCCAAAGAAGAAGGGTTTCACAATTGGTCGATTGATTTGTGTTCTTCAATCAATCGGAGAGCTACACTATTTGGGACGGTTGACAACCATTGTAGAAGGGGTAACTCAGTAGCACcccaaattttaaattttgaatagaaTTTTTGAggaattaatttgatattaaaaatacgtgttttaaaatataaattctgtgattaattttgttattacgTGTACTTGcgataattatatatatatttaatttaatgagtaataaaaatcttaaatattttgtttaattatttaaaaaataataataatttaatataattattttaaagaataaaacttttaatgattttatatattattagttgTGTGATATTCTCATGTGCATGCGactatcatattttaattacttataaaTCTAAAGAAACAATAATTGTAGTAACATGCGAATGAGCAATGCATCATTTattacttgttttaattgtACTAGAAAGAGCcacactttaaaaaaatgttattttagaaaatatgttttttcaaCGGGAGGTCCTCCAATAAGAGTTCTTTTTCATCGTTTGAGTTGTTGAAAATAGTGTTATATGCGATATATCGCTTTCCCCTcgttatatcacatataatacCATTTTCAACAACTCAAACGTTGTTCCACCACTATTCACCATTTTGGTTCAAGAACTCGACCACTACAACAAAATCAGCATTTCCACAATTAATCAAAATCAGCATTTCCACATCATTAATTGCACTGCCACGTCATTAATGAACATAACATACATCAAAATTATGCCTAAAATTTGGGTGTGGTGGAAAAAAATCTTGAATCGTATAAATTTGAGAGACCGGTTTTCTGGATTTTAAAATGATGGATTTAGTTTAAATAGAGAATAAAAAATACGCTTTAAAAATATCCAACTAACACATTGTCCTAAAaccacataaaaatataaaagtaaaatcaataataaaaaaataaaacttaaaagataaaaactcAACtccatgtaaaaaaaataatatgagaGACACAAAGCAACACTCTGATTTTTTAATCTTGAggtttatgttttattttctatatattttgaTGCTTCAATATTAATATAGGATAATGTAGAAATCTCTAGGTTATTATTTTGGAAAAACTTGTTGATTAGGAATTACGTTAATAGATGacgtaataattttaattgaagaaaTACTGTTCGTGTTTATTTTTGTCCTTatgttaattgattaaaaataaaagggttGAGTCTTGCGTGTCATAGAAACATAATTTTAAGTCATGGAGCCTCATTTAAACACCAACCCCTATTTGTTGAGTAGTAGGTATTTTCATAATGTTTGTTCTCgagttaatttattatttagggAAAAGGGATTCTTAGTTTTGTTCACGTGACTGGTCGGTGTTTGTTGGAGGTTGTATAGTCTCTTCctcttcacttttttttttaatacatcatTTTGTTAGTATGTGCAGTATCATGTTGTGATAGGAGATAAAACTATCAACTTCCTTATCCCtctatttcttaatttttgatCCGACTAATCAAATCACCTTTATATCTCTTctcaaaaacatattaaaaagaaCAATTTAGACAAAATAATGTtgtaaatagtttattttatagTACGAGACAAGTAAATTGTCATGATAGAATACATAATTACATAAAAAGTAACACACAAAAGactaattctaaattaaaaCTTAGAAGCAACAACATTTAAAGAGTTGTATTCCGAACACTTCACACAACATACTAAAACAAAGGGTATACTTGCATCTATGGACTATGcctcttaattaatttataattaaatatgtttaatttagTGAGAATTGCATCAAAACCCTTGAGCCATGTTCTTCATCTAGTTATCTCCATAGCCATATCCACCACTGGATCGATTATCACGACTATCCCTACCATACCCTCCACCCAAACGTTCTTCGCGTTCATTCCCATAACCACTTCTAGAATGTTCATCACCATAGCCACCACCTGAACGCCCTCCGTCCCCATAACCACCCGAACGGTTTTCTTCTCCATAGCCACCACCAGAGCGTCCTCCATCGCCATATCCACCACTAGAACGTCCGTACCCACTCTCAGAACGGTCATCAGCACCATAACCACCACCAGAACGTCCTCCATCACCATATCCACCACCAGAGCGCCCATGCCCACTCTCAGAACGATCATCAGCACCATAACCAGTAGAGCGTCCACCTCCATATCCACTCTCATTATTATTCCTATAACCACCACCAGAGTGTCCACCTCCATACCCACTCTCATTATGATTCCCATAACCAGTACCAGAACGATCATCACCATAACCACTCTCAGAATGCTTATTACCATAACCACCAGAATGACCTGTTCTTCCTCCGGTGCCAGCACCAGAGGAAGAGTCATGGTGGCTAAGATAATCAGCGGCTTTGTCAACGTACTTGCCAAAGCCCTTACTCTCATCAACACCAATTGCACTTAGAATATCAGAGGTGGCTTCTGCCACCTTTGCCCTATCCACCTTGCCAGGTTCATGGTTGAAAATCGATTGCGCCGCTTCCGACAACACCTTAGCCGAGGAGAAAAGCTCGGTGTTCGAATGACCTTGGTTCTGCCCATGTTGACGGTGTTCTTTCCCTTGACTACCATAAGAGCTGTTGTTGTAGTCGTTGtccataatttaaaattgttgttattgatataaaaaaaatgaaaaagtgttgttgttgttgtaaggAAGATGGTGGATATATGATAGGTATTTGTAGGGAAGAGATTGCCTTACAAAGATATGTGAAAATTGTGGTTGAAGTAATTAAGGTGGATAAGGTGGGTCTAGCCTTGTGTTTAGGAACTTTTGACGCTATGATTTTCTTTTGGTGTGTGTGTTCGAAACGTGTTGCTCGCTTTGGCTAATCAATGCTATGAGTACCACCACTTGGCTTCTTAGTTTCTTCACTCATACgacaattttgatattttctttcTTGCTTTATCATGGGGAACTATATATATACTAGCTTTTTATAATTATCAGtacttcataaataaatttcgtataattttaaaatttaaagaaattattcATTCTATTACCTTCcaattaaaacattttttttatattgtctcCTCTAGTTTCATAGGTAACCTATTTTATGACGATgaaataagtttaaaatttttttaaattgtaagaAGTTATTGTATTAAGGAAATATATCTTATTATCGGcacacaattttcatatttgtctGTCCTTTAATTTGCGGGACATGAATAATAATGGTAAGAAAATAACTAGGGATATTTAAAACTCATTTACAAATTACATATTGCAcgaaataattaaacaaatagtttttaattaaaaatagtttttaattaaacatgTTTACAATATAAAGTCTccttttgagtaaaaaaaaaaaagcacattctctttacaacttttttttttcaattgtaaagattttaaaacaaagtgaatttttaattcttttcatttaattaaaaaaaattgtgttgtaTTTTGTAAATGATATTATAGAAATTGACCATAAAATTGTACAATagagtattttgaaattttttaactcTAATTCTCAAAGAGAGAAAACATCGttaattcaaaattcaattaaaaaataaataaaatttgattagttATTATTtccattaaaatttaaatttagatacCCTCCCCAACGATTTGTATAAACTGAAAGTTATTAATTAACTATGTATATGACCTAAGGAATGGGTTAATACATATGtaaccattttttatttatggatagagttataaaaatttgactaaagtaaaaaattaataaaataaatgaatcaattattgatatcataattatttattattattatatatatatatatataaaatgataattatttatttaataattaatattatttattttattaattaacgTGAATTATTTactgtataaaaattaaatttaaatataaaatatcacataaAATTTATACAGAGAATCGAACCTGCAAGATAATGTTGATTCTAACCATATAAATAATTGTGAATTTGAATACTTCAATGCTATTTCCCCACTTTATTACACTAGATATTTAGCTCATAACCGACAGGGAGATAAAGAAGTCTTCGTTTACTTTATTGCGAATATAGTTAAAGGGGAATAAATGAGCATTCGGTGGATTGATCTGTTTATCTTGTTTGATTCGGTGGAGAATCCAAATA
It contains:
- the LOC101500909 gene encoding uncharacterized protein produces the protein MDNDYNNSSYGSQGKEHRQHGQNQGHSNTELFSSAKVLSEAAQSIFNHEPGKVDRAKVAEATSDILSAIGVDESKGFGKYVDKAADYLSHHDSSSGAGTGGRTGHSGGYGNKHSESGYGDDRSGTGYGNHNESGYGGGHSGGGYRNNNESGYGGGRSTGYGADDRSESGHGRSGGGYGDGGRSGGGYGADDRSESGYGRSSGGYGDGGRSGGGYGEENRSGGYGDGGRSGGGYGDEHSRSGYGNEREERLGGGYGRDSRDNRSSGGYGYGDN